In Nitrososphaerota archaeon, a genomic segment contains:
- a CDS encoding ATP-binding protein, whose protein sequence is MPVFDDLNGEFQGKLREIVSTTRTTTDGLSTITFRTARIECDYTPNVIKRLSAGQLVAIPNVQTLGSHDTYSIYEIADVYPMHYSMLTLDRSQPATIRKEFMELIQDEWEKGSKSTWIEIVAAPTGYVMKVNADQIAFEKKPFAPLTGSTVNLLSKESIQKLICYVPKSNEEDYSFGHLLGVVEENIPFTVDIEKLVHYHVGVFAFTGSGKSNMTAMVVRKALQVIPDLKIVIFDVSSEYGIHILDVLDKYPSRILFAENFAEAEDTAREYFRRHAVPESLVELEDKFVEKISSLFRDDKVRFVEMPLAGQEGIKMFSTYGGLIDVLSTTLNDKYGAVQGKLLVPEIIKMMEEFLDSNKLERESSFDSRTSKLIRQVQPLLEDLPASSSLKKTFDSLQKVIDRNPSEDGQKDGEEQYTWDNLVDEMLSTKKDSPRLFVVNLPEAEDARLQTSSVIANVFRKRKRSFTLTPRILFIIDEAQEFMPRDTRKEDGTDQASRTVERLLRHGRKYHLHGWISTQRIANLNTNALQQLHSYFVSTMPRPYDRQLISDMFAIDDAFMDRTLSFQNGDWLLTSFKATATQNIPVFFHAENNEDILKNFLKAMPKKR, encoded by the coding sequence TTGCCAGTCTTTGACGATCTTAATGGTGAATTCCAAGGAAAGCTAAGGGAAATTGTGTCCACTACCCGCACAACAACTGATGGTCTATCAACCATCACTTTCAGAACTGCTAGAATTGAATGCGATTACACGCCCAACGTGATAAAGAGACTTTCAGCAGGACAGCTTGTAGCAATACCCAATGTGCAGACCCTTGGCTCGCACGATACCTACTCTATCTACGAAATTGCAGATGTCTATCCGATGCACTACTCAATGCTAACCTTGGATAGATCCCAGCCCGCAACTATCAGAAAAGAGTTCATGGAGCTCATTCAAGATGAATGGGAGAAGGGTTCCAAGAGCACTTGGATAGAAATCGTCGCAGCCCCAACGGGCTACGTGATGAAGGTCAATGCTGATCAGATAGCGTTTGAAAAGAAACCTTTTGCTCCACTTACAGGCAGCACAGTTAATTTACTGAGCAAAGAATCAATCCAGAAGTTGATCTGTTATGTCCCCAAATCCAACGAAGAAGACTATTCCTTTGGACATCTCCTAGGAGTTGTTGAGGAGAACATACCCTTCACTGTCGACATAGAGAAGCTTGTTCACTACCACGTTGGAGTCTTCGCCTTTACAGGTTCAGGAAAGTCGAATATGACGGCAATGGTTGTAAGAAAGGCCCTTCAAGTAATTCCAGATCTGAAGATAGTGATATTCGATGTTTCCTCGGAGTACGGGATCCATATCCTTGATGTCCTTGACAAATATCCAAGCAGGATACTATTTGCGGAAAATTTTGCTGAGGCTGAAGATACTGCAAGAGAATACTTCAGGAGGCATGCAGTTCCAGAATCATTAGTTGAATTGGAAGATAAATTCGTAGAGAAAATCTCTTCTTTGTTCAGAGATGACAAGGTCAGATTCGTGGAGATGCCTCTGGCTGGACAGGAAGGAATCAAAATGTTCAGCACTTATGGAGGATTAATAGATGTCCTGTCAACTACTCTTAACGACAAGTATGGCGCAGTCCAAGGTAAGCTCCTTGTCCCTGAAATTATCAAGATGATGGAAGAGTTCCTAGATTCTAACAAATTAGAGCGGGAGAGCTCATTTGACTCAAGGACATCAAAGCTTATTCGGCAAGTGCAACCATTACTTGAAGATCTACCTGCTAGCAGTTCTTTGAAGAAGACCTTCGATAGCCTTCAGAAGGTTATTGATAGAAATCCAAGCGAGGACGGCCAGAAAGATGGAGAGGAACAGTACACGTGGGATAACCTTGTAGATGAAATGCTCTCGACCAAGAAGGATTCTCCTAGGCTATTTGTAGTAAATCTCCCGGAAGCTGAAGATGCTAGGCTTCAGACGTCATCAGTAATAGCAAATGTCTTTCGCAAGAGGAAAAGAAGTTTCACTCTGACTCCTAGAATACTTTTCATAATTGATGAGGCTCAAGAGTTTATGCCACGAGACACAAGGAAAGAAGATGGCACGGATCAGGCAAGCAGAACTGTAGAAAGATTATTACGACATGGTAGGAAGTATCATCTGCACGGATGGATAAGCACCCAAAGAATAGCTAATCTCAATACTAATGCGTTGCAGCAATTGCACAGCTACTTTGTATCAACGATGCCCAGACCATATGATAGGCAATTGATATCAGATATGTTTGCAATAGATGATGCATTCATGGATAGAACACTTTCATTCCAGAATGGGGACTGGTTGCTTACTAGTTTCAAAGCAACGGCAACTCAGAACATTCCGGTCTTCTTCCACGCAGAAAATAACGAGGACATATTGAAGAATTTTCTGAAAGCTATGCCTAAAAAAAGGTAA